TCGAACTGTTCATCCTGCCCCGCTACATCTACCAGCCGCTGCGCTTGCTGCTGGAGGCGGATGCGGCCACGCGCCGGGGCGACCGCCGGGCGGAGATCATCGACGAAGCCTTCATCCCGGGCGACGAAATCGGCCTGATCCTCCGCTCGCACAACGACACCGTCCGCGCCCTGCGCCGCCGCGAAGACGAGCTCGAACAGGCGAGGCGGAACCTCGAGGCGCAGGACCGCCTGGTCAGCCTCGGCATGCTCAGCGCCAGCGTCGCTCACGAGATGAACACGCCTCTGGCCGTGCTCCACGGCTCGATCGAAAAACTGCTCGAAAAAAGCTGCGACGAAGCCATGCGGACGCGGCTCGAGCGGATGAAGCGCGTCACCGACCGCCTGCGAAGGATCAGCGCTTCCCTGCTTGACTTCGCCCGGCTCCGCCGCGAGACGATGGAGCCGCTCGAGCTGCGCCCCCTGGTCGACGAGGCATGGCACCTGGTCGCCATCGACGAAAAGGCCGGCGACGTGACGCTGCGCGTCGAGGTTCCGCCGGACGTCCGCGTCTGCGGCAACGCCGGCCGCCTCGTGCAGGTGTTCGTCAATCTGCTGCGCAACGCGCTGATCGCCGTGCCCGCCGGCCATGGCGAGATCGCCGTGCGCGCGCAGGCTGCGGAGCTCGACGGCAGGAGCGCGGTCCGCATCACCGTCGAGGACAACGGTCCCGGCATCCCGCCCGAAATCCTGCCGGAAGTGTTCGACGCCTTCGTCAGCGACCGGCTCGACGCGAAGGGCACGGGGCTGGGCCTCACCGTCGCGCAGGGCATCGTCCATCAGCACGGCGGCGAAATCCGCGCGTACAACAGAGAGCAGGGGGGCGCGGCGCTCGAAGTGGTGCTCCCCGCCCCGCAGGAGGCGTCGGAGCCATGACCACCGAACCGCAACCCGAACAGGCGCTGATCGACATCGCCGTCCTCGACGACGACCGCGATTTCCTCCACTACATCGAAGACCTGCTCTCCGACGAGGGCCACTACGCCGTGCGCGTGTTCGAGCGCGCCGCGGATCTGTTCGCCGCGGCGGAGGAGCGCCGCCCCGACATCGTCCTGCTCGACATGAAAATGGGCCGCACGCGCGGCGACGAAGTGCTCGAACAGCTGATGCAGCGCTGGCCCGAGCTCTGCGTCATCGTCGTCACCGGCTATCCTTCGCTCGAAGACATGCGCGCCACGTTCAAGAAGAACGTCTTCGACTACCTCGCCAAGCCGTTCACCCTGAACCAGCTCCGCCAGGTCCTGGCCAACGCCGCCGAGCGCTACGGCCTCGGCCGCGCGCTCACGGACCGCCTGCGCGAGAAGCTCGGCCAGCGCATCCGCGTGCTGCGCGCCGAGCGGGACTGGTCGCTCAAGGATCTGGCCGCCGCCACCCGGCTCAGCGTCAGCCAGATCAGCTCCATCGAGCGCGGCGCGAACCTTCCGTCCATGGAGAGCCTGCTCGCCATCTCGCGCGCCTTCGGCCTGAAGCCCAGCCAGATTCTCTCCTCGATCGACTTCTGACCTGCCGGCGCGCTATTCGATCTCGTGCTCGATCGCCTGCGCCAGCTCGTCGCTGTCGTAGGGGACGGGCAGCTCGGCGGGCTTCGGCGAGAACCAGGGATACATCAGCGGCAGCAGGAACAGGGTCAGGAACGTGGACGAAGCCAGACCTCCAATGACCACGGAAGCCAGCGGCCGCTGCACTTCCGCGCCCGTGGTGGTGGCCGTGGCCATCGGCAGAAAGCCGAAGCTCGCCACCAGCGCCGTCATCAGCACCGGCCGCAGCCGGATGCCCGCGCCCGTCAGCAGCGCCTGCTCCATGGGCAATCCAAACTGCCGCAGCCGGTTGATCGAGCTCACCAGCACGATGCCGTTCAGCACCGCCACGCCGAACAGCGCGATGAAACCGATCGCCGCGGAAATGTTCAGGTTCAGGCCGCGCACCCACAGCGCGGCGATGCCGCCGATGAAGGCGAAGGGCACGTTGGTCAGAATCAGCAGCGCCTGCCGGGCGCTGGAAAACGTGAAGAACAGCAGGCCGAAGATGATCAGGATCGACGCCGGCACGACGATCATCAGCCGCCTCATGGCGCGGCGCTGGTTTTCGAACTGGCCGCCCCAGTCGATCGAATAGCCCGCGGGAAGCTGCAACGACTCGCCCAGGCGCTGCTCGGCCTCGGCCACGAAGCTGCCCAGGTCGCGCCCGCGCACGTTGCACTGCACGACGATGCGGCGCTGGCCGTTCTCGCGCGAGATCACCTCCGGCCCGCGCGCCATCGAAACGCGCGCCACCTGGCCCAGGCGCACGCGCTCGCCGCCGGGCGCGTTGAGGATCAGGCCGCGGATGGACTCGTCGTTCTGGCGGTAGCTCTCCGGCAGGCGCACCACGATGGCGAAGCGGCGCTGTCCTTCGATCAGCTCGGAAACCGTGCGTCCGCCGATGGCCGCGTCCATCATGTCCTGCACGTCGCTGACGTTGAGGCCGTAGCGCGCCAGCGCTTCGCGGTCGATTTCGACGCGCAGCTCGGCCACGCCGGAGACGATCTCCATCTGCTCGTCGGCCGCGCCCGGCACCGTGGAGATCGCCCGCAGCGCGCGCTCGGCCAGCTGCTCCAGCACGCGCGGATCCTCGCCGAAAATCTTCACCGCCACATCGGCCTTGATGCCCGAAATCGTCTCGTCGAGCCGCATCGCCATCGGCTGAGTGAAGTTGTAGCTGACGCCAGGCACCACTTCCAGCGCTTTGGCCAGCGCGTCGATCAGCTCTTCCTTTCTGCGGAACCGCGTCCACTCCTCGCGCGGCTTCAGCAGAACGTAGACGTCGCCCTGATTGATGCCCATGGCCTCCGTCGCCACGTCCGGCCGCCCGATGCGCGTCACCACGCCCGACACTTCAGGAAACGTCAGGATGATCTTCTCCACGCGGTTGCTGATCTGCACCGAGTCGGTGAGCGAGATGCCGGGCATCTTCCGCGTCTCGATCAGAATCGAGCCTTCATCGAGCCGCGCGATGAACTCCGTGCCGATGAAGAACACGCTCGCCACCGCGACGGCCAGCACGGCCAGGCTTCCGCCAACCATCCACGCGCGGCGCCGCAGCGCCCGCTCGAGCAGCGCCAGATAGCGCGCCCGCAGCCACTCCATCCAGCGTTCCGAATGCGTCTTCATCCCCGGCCTGAGGTGCACCGACGCCGCCGCCGGCACGACCGTCAGCGCCAGAATCAGGCTGCCCAGCAGCGCCGAGCACACCGTGATCGCCATCGGGCGGAACATGCGGCCTTCCAGGCCTTCAAGAAAGAATACCGGCATGTAGACCGCGATGATGATCGCCACGGCGAACACGATCGGCCGCGCCACCTCGTGCGCCGCCACGCGGATCCGCTCCAGGCACGCCGTGCGGTCCTCCCCGCAATCGCTCCGCCGCAGCCGCCGCACCGCGTTTTCCATCATCACCACCGAGCCGTCGACGATCATGCCGAAGTCGATCGCCCCCAGGCTCATCAGGTTCGCCGTCACCCCGAACACCGCCATCCCCATGAAGCCGAACAGCATCGACAGCGGAATCACGGCCGCCACGATCAGCGCCGCCCGCAGATTGCCCAGAAACAGCACCAGAATCAGGATCACCAGCCCGCCGCCTTCCAGCAGCGCCCGCGACACCGTGCGGATGGTGCCGTCGATCACCGTGCTCTGGTCGTAAAACGGCACGATCCGCACGCCCTCCGGCAGGCGGATGGAGGCGAGCTTCGCCTTCACGCGCTCGATCACGCGCCGCCCGTTCTCGCCCTTCAGCATGATGGCCATGCCGCTCACCGTTTCGCCCTTGCCGTCGCGCAGCGTGGCGCCCTGCCGGGGCATCGGCATCAGCCGGATCTCGGCCACGTCGCGCAGCAGCACCGGCGTGCCCGCCCGCGCCAGCACGACGATCCGCTCCAGATCCGCGATGCTGTCCACGCGTCCCAGGCCCCGCACCGTGTACTGTTCCATCGCGTGCTCGATGAATCCGCCGCCGAAGTTCGTGTTGTTGTCGCGCACGCGCTCGAAGACCGTCCGCAGGTCCAGCCCGTACCGCTGGAGCTTCACCGGATCGACGACTACCGCATACTGCTTCGTCTCCCCGCCCCAGCTGTTCACTTCATTCACGCCCGGCACCGTGCGCAGCGCGAAGCGGATCTGCCAGTCGTGGATCGTCTTCAGCTCCATCGGCGTGTAGCCTTCGCCTTCCACGGTGTACTGGTAGACTTCGCCGAAGGCCGTGGCCATGGGCCCCAGCACGGGGTCCAGCCCCTGAGGCAGCCGCCCCCGCACCTCCTGCAGCCGTTCATTCACCAGCTGCCGGGCGAACCACGTGTTCACGTCGTCGTCGAAGATGAGCGTCACCATCGACAGGCCGAGCTTCGAGATGGAGCGGATTCCCTGCGTGCGCGGAATGCCCATCAGCGCGCTCTCGATCGGGAACGTGACGAGCTGCTCCACCTCGCTGGGGGCCATGGCCGGGCACTCGGTGACGACGACCACCTGGTTGTTGGTGAGGTCGGGGAAGGCGTCTACGGGAATGTTGATCATCACCCAGACGCCGAAACCGGCCACCAGCAGCACGCCGGACAGCACCAGCCAGCGGTTGCGGAGGTGGAAATCGATGATCCGCTGCAGCATGGCGCTAATCCTCGGAGAGCGTCGACTTCAACAGATGCGACTTCAGAACGAAGCTGCCCTCGGTCACCACGCGCTCGCCCGCCCGCAGCCCGCGGCGGATCTCCACCAGCCGGTCCAGCGTGCGCCCGGTCTCCACCGGCCGCGGCTCGAACCGCCCCGGGCGCGTCTCGACGAACACGGTCGGCTGCCCGTTCAGATCCTGAATCGCGGTCTGCGCCATAAAGAGCCCGCGCTCGCTCGAGCCTGCCTCCAGCTCCACCACCGCGTACATCTCCGGCTTCAGCAGCCCCGCGCGGTTGTCGAGTTCGAGAATCGCCTGCACGGTGCGCGTCTCCGGATCGAGCTTTTCGTCCACCCGGATCACGCGCCCCGGAAAGCGCCGGTCCGGATACGCCTGCACGGAAACCATCGCCGCCATGCGCGGCCTCACCCTCGGCAGAAACTCCTCCTGCACGTTGGCGATCACCCAGATCGTCGAAAGGTCGCTGATCACGAACAGCTCGCCGGACGGCTGCACGACGCTGCCTGCGGTCACAAGCCGGCTGATCACCGTGCCCGCCGCCGGCGCGCGGATCGGAATCAGATCGTCGTCCGACAGCGCCGCCACGCCGGGCTCGCGGTGCTCCGGTCCTTCGACGGGAATTTCGAGAAACTCCACCAGATGCTGGCGCGTGCGGCTCACTTCAATCTCCGCCGCGCGCAGCGCCGTCTCGGCGTTGCGCAGCTCGTTCTCCGCCGTATCGAGCTGCTCCTGGCTTGCGGCCTTCATCTCCAGCAGCCGCCGCATGCGGTCCCGCTGCCTCCGCGCATAATCGAGGTTGGCCTGAAGCCGGTTGTACTCGGCCACCGCGCGCCGGTACATTGCGCGCGATTCGTGCACGTCGTGGCTGAACATGCGCGCCAGCACCTGGCCCCTCTCCACGGTGTCGCCCACGCGCACCAGCACCTGCATGATGCGGCCGTCAGTGATGGCGCCCACGCGCCACGTGTGCTCCTCGTTGGCCGACAGCCGCCCGTTGGCGCGCACGGTCACGGGCACGGCGCGCTCTTCCGCAACTTCCACCTGAAGCGCCGCCTGCTGAAGCGCCGCCTCGTCGAGCTCCACGTGCCGCGGCGCGGCCTCGGCCGCGGCAGGAGCGGCCGGCGCCGGCTTCGGCGCCTCCTTCTGGCACGCCGTCAGCGCCAGCAACGCCAGCGCCGCAGCCCCGTAGCGATTCATGGCTTCACCCCCAGCGCGTAGGCCAGCACCTCCTGGCTCTGCCGGTATTCCATCCACGCGCGGTAATTCACGAGCTCGATTTCGATACGCAGCCTCTCCGCATCCAGCAGCCGCAGCAGGTCCGCCCCGCCCAGCCGGTAGGCCGCCTGCGCCACTTGCGACGTCTCGCCCGCGCCTTCCACCAGCCGCCCGACGAGCTCGCGGATCTGCCGCCGCCGCGTCTGGTACTCGGCCGCGGCGGCCTGTACTTCCGCGCGGATGATGGCCTCGGTTGCGGCCAGGTTCGCCTCCGCCGCTTTGATCTCCGCAGCCGCGCTCTGGATGTTGCCCTGGTTGCGGTTCAGCACGGGCAGGTCGTATTGGAGCCCGGCGATGAGTGTGTTTTCTCCCATCGACCGCTTGTATCCGAACAGCGCGTCGACATTCGGCCGCGCATTGGCCTGCTGCAGCACCAGATTCGCCCGCGCCTGTTCCACCCGCTGCCTTGCCAGCAGCGCCTCCGGCCTCCGTTCCAGCGCCTCCTGCTCGTTCCATGAGAACGGCTCGTCCGCGCCCGCCTGCAGCGGCTCCGCGAAGCGCACTTCGGGAAACTCGGCGCGCCCCATGGCCCGGAACAGCTCGATCCGCGCCCGCGCGGCGTCCAGCGCCGCATTGTTGGCCGCCAGCTCGATGCGGCCCAACTCGAGGCGGACGCGCAGCAGGTCGTTTTCCGCCATCGCGCCTTCCCGCACCCGGATTTCGTGGTATTCGACGATTTTCTGGAAATTCCGCACGCTTTCCAGCAATAATTCGTGCATTTTCTGGGCGCCGAGCGCCGCCCAGTACGCCAGCGAAACGTCCCGCGCCACGTTGCGCCGCAGCACTTCCAGCTCCAGCTCCGCCGCCCGCAGCCCCCGCGAGGCCAGCTCCGCCCTCTTGCCGCGCTTGCCCGCAGTCTCGAACGTCTGCTGGAGATACGCGAAATCGTCCGTCTCGCGGCTCGTCTGGATCGGCCGCGTGCCCCACGAGCGGTAATTCTCGGCCTGCAGGATCAGCTTGGGATTGAAGGTCAGCGGGGCTTGCCGCACCTGGCCGCGCGCGCTCTCCACGCGCTGGCGGCCTTCAGCGAGCAGCGGGTGCGTCTCCAGCGCCGCCCGGACGGCGGCATCGATCGTCAACGGCTCCTGCGCAGCCAGCGGAAGCGCGCAGGCCAGCATCGCCAGCAGGCGTTTCATGACAAGATCTCGAAAGACTTACTGTATCAATCACAATGGATGCTGCTCATGCCGATCCGTTACTGCCTGTTTCTGCTGGCCCTCTCCGCCTCCGCCGCCGGGCCATCGATCGAGAAACCCGCCCAGCCCGGCAAGTACATCGCCGCCAACGGCCGCCGCGCCGCCCTTCTGGGCTTCGAAGACGGCCGCCTCGAAGCCTGGGTCTTCCCCATCAAACTCGTCCGCGATTTCCGGCTTTCCGTCTATGTCGATCAGGCCCTCGATCCGCTTCCCCTCAGCGAGCTGGCCGAAACCGTGCTCGTGCAGCCGCACGCGGCGGCCATCGTTCACGTACATCCGGCATTCACCCTGCGCCAGACCTGGGCCGCCTCTCCCGGAAGGCCCGTCGCAGTGGTGCTGCTCGAGATCGACGCCTCGCGCCCGCTCCGCTTCCGCGCCACGTTCACGCCCGAGATGCAGCCGATGTGGCCCGCTTCCTTCGGAGGCACGTCGACGTCGTGGGACGCAAAATCCGGCGTGCTGACCTTCACGGAAGGCCAGCGCCGCTTCCGCCCCGTGCTCGGCTCGCCCGCCTTCCGCCGCATCAGCGAACAGATCGGCCACCAGCTTCCCGACCGCACCATTTCCGTCGAGTTCGACGTGGAATCCTCCGCAACCGTGCCCGTCCTGTTCGCCGCTTCGCGCAGGGATTACGACGAGGCGGTCCAGGCGCCGCAACTGATCCTGCAGGAAGCGGAGAAGCACTTCCACTCTTTCCTCGGCCGAACCGCGCAGATCCTCTGGCCGCCGTTCACCGAAGCCTTCGACTGGTCCCGCGTGGCCATCGAACGCGGCTGGGCGTGCAATGAAGGCGTCGGCTGCGGGCTCGTCGCCGGCTGGGCGCCCTCTGGCGCCAGCCAGCGCCCCGGCTTCGGCTGGTATTTCGGCGGCGACGCCATGATGAGCGCCTGGGCGATGCTCGACTACGGCGACTTCGAAGGAGCAAGGGCGGCTCTGGATTTTCTGCTTGACCGCCAGCGGGCCGACGGCAAGATCATGCACGAGTGGACGCAGTCCGCCGCCCTGCTGGACTGGCCCAGCTACCCTTACGGCTTCTACCACGCCGACACCACGCCCCTGTTTCTCCACACTGCCGGGCTCTACCTGCGCCAGACGGGCGACCGCCAGTGGCTCGAACAGAAGTGGCCGCAGCTCGAACGCGCCTTCCGCTTCACGCTCTCCATGCGCGACCCCGACGGTCTGCTGTCCAATCTCAAAGGCGGCGCCGCCGCCGTCGAAACCGGCGCGCTCAGCGGAAAGGTGGCGCGCGACATTTACCTCCAGGGCGTCTGGCTGGCTGGTCTCCGCGGCTGGACCCGCATTGCGCGATGGAAGGGCGCGGAAGCGGAAGCCCGGGAGGCGGAATCGCTGCTGCAAACCGCGCGCCAGGCCGTCGAGAAGTGGTTCGTTCCGGAAAAAGACGTCTTCGCCTTTGCCGAACTCCGTGACGGCTCGCGCTATGAAGCGAATTCCGCCTGGCAGGGCATGCTGCTGGCCGAAGGCGGAATCAGCCAGAGCCTCGCCCGCCGCGCCGCCGCCTCCCTGTCCTCTCCAGCCCTGATGACCCCCTGGGGCGCGCGCCTCTTCGCGACGGACAGCCCGTTCTACAATCCGCTCGGCTACAACGACGGCAGCGTCTGGCCCTTCGTCACCTCCCAGGTCGTGGTGGCCCTGTTCCGCCACGGTCAGCCGGCGGCGGCGCTCGCCGCCCTCGACGGCATGCGGCAGGCTTCAGGGCTGGCAGGCGCCGGGTTCCTTGCCGAGTATTTCAGCGGAGACCGCCTCGCTCCCGCCCCGCGCGCCGTCCCGCATCAGCTCTTCAGTTCCGTCGCCCTCATCCACCCTCTGTTCTCCGGTCTGCTGGGTCTCGAGCCCGACGCCATGAACAGGCGCCTCGCCATCGCGCCTCAACTCCCCTGCGGCAGCCCTCCCGTCCTCCTCCGCGGGTACAGGGTCGGCGATGCCGTCGTCGACGCAGAGTTCCGCCCGGCGCGGCCAAACCGCCTCGAGGTCCGCGTGCGGAGCGGCAACCTGGAAGTGCACGCGCAGCCGGGTTCCTGCTTCGAGCCCTCCCCCGCCCGGCGGCTTTCGCCGGGCATGCGCCCCTGAGCCGGAGCGCCTTAGTACGGCTCCCTGAGGCAGGATTCAGGTTTCGGCCACAAAAAACCTGGGGCGACTGCGTAGTTTACTTTAGTACTGGGTCTCCTTAGAATTGAGAGTGAGCAAGCCTGGCCGGAGGTACTATGAATCCGACGGAAAATCCGGAAATGCAGGAGCAGGTTGCCGGTTCCTCCAGCAGCGCCAAGGTCCGCGTGATGATCGCCGATGACCATCCGATCGTGCGGGACGGACTGAAGAAGCTGCTGAGCCTCGAAGATGACATCGAGGTGGTGGCGGTGGCGTCGGACGGGCGCGAGGTGCTCGACCAGGTGGAAAAGCACCAGCCCGACATCATCCTGCTGGATCTCCGGATGCCGAATCTCGACGGCATCTCGACCCTGCAGACCCTGCAGCACAGGAATTGCCCCGCCAAGGTCATCATCCTGACAGCCAGCGAGGACAAGAACGAGTTCGTCCAGGCCATGAAACTGGGCGCGCGCGGCATCGTGCTCAAGCAGACCGCCTCCGAACTGATCGTCAAGAGCATCAGGAAAGTCCAGGCGGGCGAGATCTGGCTGGATTCGCAGACCACGGCAGCCGTCATGCGCCAGTTCGCCTCGCCCTCGGCTGAACCCGCCCCGGCGCCCGGCGGAACCCGGGTGCGGGAGCGCTCCCCGCTCAGCGCGCGCGAGCGCGAAATCGTGGCTCTTGTCGCCCAGGGCTACAAGAACAAGGAGATGGCCGAGAAGATGTTCATCAGCGAACAGACGGTGAAAAACCACCTGCACAACATCTTCGACAAGCTCGGCGTCTCCGACCGCCTCGAACTGGCTCTCTACGCCATTCACAAGGGCCTCCACCTGCCCGACAACGAGCGCTGAGCTTCGCTCAGGCGGTCGCCGCAAATTCCGTAACCGGTTCATTGTGGGAATTTTGTGTCCCTGGCGGGCGGGGCCGTCTGCGGCGGCCGGTCAAGATGTAGAATTCTTCGCCGAAATCCTGACTCTTCCCTCTTGCATTCAGCCGC
This DNA window, taken from Bryobacteraceae bacterium, encodes the following:
- a CDS encoding cation transporter; the protein is MLQRIIDFHLRNRWLVLSGVLLVAGFGVWVMINIPVDAFPDLTNNQVVVVTECPAMAPSEVEQLVTFPIESALMGIPRTQGIRSISKLGLSMVTLIFDDDVNTWFARQLVNERLQEVRGRLPQGLDPVLGPMATAFGEVYQYTVEGEGYTPMELKTIHDWQIRFALRTVPGVNEVNSWGGETKQYAVVVDPVKLQRYGLDLRTVFERVRDNNTNFGGGFIEHAMEQYTVRGLGRVDSIADLERIVVLARAGTPVLLRDVAEIRLMPMPRQGATLRDGKGETVSGMAIMLKGENGRRVIERVKAKLASIRLPEGVRIVPFYDQSTVIDGTIRTVSRALLEGGGLVILILVLFLGNLRAALIVAAVIPLSMLFGFMGMAVFGVTANLMSLGAIDFGMIVDGSVVMMENAVRRLRRSDCGEDRTACLERIRVAAHEVARPIVFAVAIIIAVYMPVFFLEGLEGRMFRPMAITVCSALLGSLILALTVVPAAASVHLRPGMKTHSERWMEWLRARYLALLERALRRRAWMVGGSLAVLAVAVASVFFIGTEFIARLDEGSILIETRKMPGISLTDSVQISNRVEKIILTFPEVSGVVTRIGRPDVATEAMGINQGDVYVLLKPREEWTRFRRKEELIDALAKALEVVPGVSYNFTQPMAMRLDETISGIKADVAVKIFGEDPRVLEQLAERALRAISTVPGAADEQMEIVSGVAELRVEIDREALARYGLNVSDVQDMMDAAIGGRTVSELIEGQRRFAIVVRLPESYRQNDESIRGLILNAPGGERVRLGQVARVSMARGPEVISRENGQRRIVVQCNVRGRDLGSFVAEAEQRLGESLQLPAGYSIDWGGQFENQRRAMRRLMIVVPASILIIFGLLFFTFSSARQALLILTNVPFAFIGGIAALWVRGLNLNISAAIGFIALFGVAVLNGIVLVSSINRLRQFGLPMEQALLTGAGIRLRPVLMTALVASFGFLPMATATTTGAEVQRPLASVVIGGLASSTFLTLFLLPLMYPWFSPKPAELPVPYDSDELAQAIEHEIE
- a CDS encoding RND transporter — encoded protein: MNRYGAAALALLALTACQKEAPKPAPAAPAAAEAAPRHVELDEAALQQAALQVEVAEERAVPVTVRANGRLSANEEHTWRVGAITDGRIMQVLVRVGDTVERGQVLARMFSHDVHESRAMYRRAVAEYNRLQANLDYARRQRDRMRRLLEMKAASQEQLDTAENELRNAETALRAAEIEVSRTRQHLVEFLEIPVEGPEHREPGVAALSDDDLIPIRAPAAGTVISRLVTAGSVVQPSGELFVISDLSTIWVIANVQEEFLPRVRPRMAAMVSVQAYPDRRFPGRVIRVDEKLDPETRTVQAILELDNRAGLLKPEMYAVVELEAGSSERGLFMAQTAIQDLNGQPTVFVETRPGRFEPRPVETGRTLDRLVEIRRGLRAGERVVTEGSFVLKSHLLKSTLSED
- a CDS encoding cytochrome c → MKRLLAMLACALPLAAQEPLTIDAAVRAALETHPLLAEGRQRVESARGQVRQAPLTFNPKLILQAENYRSWGTRPIQTSRETDDFAYLQQTFETAGKRGKRAELASRGLRAAELELEVLRRNVARDVSLAYWAALGAQKMHELLLESVRNFQKIVEYHEIRVREGAMAENDLLRVRLELGRIELAANNAALDAARARIELFRAMGRAEFPEVRFAEPLQAGADEPFSWNEQEALERRPEALLARQRVEQARANLVLQQANARPNVDALFGYKRSMGENTLIAGLQYDLPVLNRNQGNIQSAAAEIKAAEANLAATEAIIRAEVQAAAAEYQTRRRQIRELVGRLVEGAGETSQVAQAAYRLGGADLLRLLDAERLRIEIELVNYRAWMEYRQSQEVLAYALGVKP
- a CDS encoding DNA-binding response regulator gives rise to the protein MNPTENPEMQEQVAGSSSSAKVRVMIADDHPIVRDGLKKLLSLEDDIEVVAVASDGREVLDQVEKHQPDIILLDLRMPNLDGISTLQTLQHRNCPAKVIILTASEDKNEFVQAMKLGARGIVLKQTASELIVKSIRKVQAGEIWLDSQTTAAVMRQFASPSAEPAPAPGGTRVRERSPLSAREREIVALVAQGYKNKEMAEKMFISEQTVKNHLHNIFDKLGVSDRLELALYAIHKGLHLPDNER